The genomic stretch GGGGGCCTGGCGGCCCTGCAGCTGATCGTCGAGGGCCGCCAGGCCCTCACCCCACCAGGTTGTGTCACCCTGATCGAAGCGGGCACCGGCCAGCGTGGCCTGCAACCGGTCCGGATCGCCCTTTCCGGGGCGAGCCTCCAGGCGGCTCCACACCTGAAGGGTCCGACCGGCCCGGCTCAGGGGCGCCGGGCTGTAGCCCTGCTCGATCAGGGCAGGACGGAGTTGCTCCGTGGTCAGGGCCGTGGTGGCCGTGGCGAGCATCCAGCCCTCCCGGCGGCTCAGGGCCAGCAGGGGACCATGGTCGGCGGCCGCCACCAGTGTCGGCAACGGTCCGTTCAGTTGAGCGAGGGTCTGCCGAAGCAGCGGCCCCACCAGGGAGTTCCAGAGGTCAGCGCTGGCCGGATCGCCCTGGTCCGCCAGCAGGGAGGCCGGATCCTGGAGCAGGGCCAGACTGGCCACCGGACCGCTCAATCCGGCGAGCAGATCGGGGAGCGGATCCAGCTGCAGCGGCGGCAGGTCCTGACGCACGGGCAGCAGTGCCTGGAGCTGAAGGCCCCGGCCGGCCGGCACCAGCGAAGCCACCAGGTCACCAAGCCCCTCGGCTCCGGTCAGGGTGGGGGGGAGATCGAGCCAGTCGCTGAAGGCCTGCGGGCGGGCGGTGAGCAGGGCCACTCCCCGCTCCAGTCGGCCGACCGCGGCCTGGAGCGAGTCCTGTCCCGCCTGGTTGAGTTCCTCGATCTGAGAGACATCGAGGGCCTGCTCCAGCACCCCACGGCCGGAGGCGATCAACACCAGCCGGTCGTCGATCAGGGCCGTGGCCATGGGCTGAGTGGTCTCACCCACCAGGGCTCCCCGCCCGCTGATCAGCCCCATGCCCCGGTAACTGCTGATCTGCAGAGCGGTGCCCGCCAGGCTGCGGGACTGCCAGAAACGCTGAAGGAAGCGGCGCGCGCCCTCGGGTTCGCGGCAGCCCAGGGCCAGCAGCCAGCCGCTGGGGCCGTCGCTCCCCTCCGGAGCGATCACCGCCAGGCTGGTTTCGGGGCCCAGCCAGCTGGCCAGCTCGCTGGAATAGTCGAGGCCGGCCGTGGCGTAGGCACCATCGCGCAGATTCAGCATCAGTCCGGCTGCCCCCCGGCGCTGGGGCGGGGGAGCCACGGCCCTGGCATAGGCCACCAGGTCGTCAGGTTCCACCAGGAGATGAAGACTGAGCAGGGCGGTGCGCGGCACGAAGCGGGCAGCCAGGGGCAGATGCAGCGGCTGCCGCTCCAGGCGGAGGGGACTCTGACGGAGCGCCAGCCACCAGAAGCCTCCCCCCAGGGAGAGCAGGAGCAGAGCTGCCGTCAGCACAGCCGCCAGGAAGGGGCGAGCCTTCATGCGCCGCACGCAGGGGTCCTGTCATCTTCAACCATGACCACGCCCGCTGGACTGTCAGCATGGATCCCATGACCACCCCGATTCCAAGGGCCATCCGTGCCAGTGCGCTCCAGCAACGGCTGCTCGCCGGCGAACCGCTGCTGCTGGTTGACGTGCGTGAACCGGCTGAACTCGAGATGGCGTCGCTGAACGAGCCGGTGCTGCATCTGCCGCTCAGCCGCTCAGCGGAGTGGGTGGAGCGTGTGGAAAGCCTGATCGGGCGCGACCGGACGGTGGTGGTGCTCTGCCATGCCGGAATCCGCAGCTGGCAGTTCGCCTGCTGGTTGATGGAGGCCCAGGGCTACGACGACGTGCTCAACCTGCAGGGTGGCATCGACGCCTGGAGCGTGGAGGTGGATTCCTCGGTGCCGCGCTACTGAGGGCCGCTCAGCGGCACCGGTTCCCATCCTGACCGCAACAGGCCGGCTGGAGAGGGGATTTCTTCTTTACCATCAGAGCCTCCCATCCCGCCAGCGCGCATGTGATCGCCCTGCCCCACCGCCAGCAGCAGGTGCTGCAGGCCACGGTGCATCACTACGTCGACACCATGGAGCCGGTGGGCAGCCGCACCCTGATCCGCCGCTTCGGTCTGCCCGCCAGCGCGGCCACCGTGCGCTCCACCATGGGAGCGCTTGAGCAACGGGGCCTGCTGCTGCAGCCCCACACCTCGGCCGGCCGCATCCCCAGCCAGCAGGGCTACCGCCTCTACGTGGATGCGCTGCTGCCGGCCCCCGGTGCCGGGGCGGTTCAGCTGCAGCGGGAAATGCTGGGCCTGAGCCTGCAGTGGGCGGCACTCGATGATCTGCTTCTGCATGTGGCCCGTCGCCTGGCCGATCTCACGGGTCTGATGAGTCTGATCACCCGTCCTCAGCGGGCCGAGTCCCGTCTGCAGGCGATCCGGCTGGTGCCCAATGGCGAGCGGCTGCTGGTGTTGCTGGTGGAGAACGCCCTGGTCGCCAGCAGCCTCAACCTGCGCCTGCCCCCCGGGGCCAGTCCGGAACTTCCAGCCCTGGAGAGGTGGCTGCAGACGGAACTGGACGGCCCTCCTGGGGGCCTCATCCGCTGGGAGAGCCTCCCCTCCCAGCTGCGCACCAGCGGCGGCGTGCTGCGCCAGGCCCTGCGCAGCCATCGTCAGGCCCGAAGCAGTGATGGCGACGGTGCCGTTGTCGTGGGCATGGGCGGGCTCCTGGCCCAGCCCGAATTCAGCCGCAGTGCCGATCTCAGGCCATTGCTGCAGCTGGTGGAGGAGGAGCCTCAGCGTCTTTTGCATCCGTCCAGGCAGCAGGATCCGGAGGGGATCTGGATCGGAGCGGAGCATCCCCACCCCGCCCTGCGCCACTGCGCCGTGGTGCGGGCCACCTACCGGAGCGGAGACGGCAGCGAAGGCCAGGTGGCCCTGCTGGGACCGATGCGGATGGCTTATGCCACGGCGATCTCAGCGGTGCGCTCAGTGGCCACTAGCCTGCAGCGTCTGCTCAGCTGAGGCCCGACGGAATGACCTATTGCGTGGGGTTCTGGTTGGAGGCCGGCCTGGTGATGGCCTCCGACTCCCGCACCAACGCCGGTGTCGACTACATCTCCTCCTACCGGAAACTGCACATCTTCGAGCCGGCTCCCGACCGGCTGTTCATGCTTCTGGCCGCCGGCAACCTGGCCACGACCCAGGCGGTGATCAATCACATCAAGCGCGACCTGAACCAGGCCAGGCGCGATGGATCGCCCATGGCGGGGCTGCCGCTGGTCGGTCAGGGGGGGTCCGGTGGGGCGTCCAGACAACACGATCTGCTCAGTGCCAGCTATCTTTTCGAAGTGGCCGCCTACATCGGCCGGCTGAGTGTGGAGGTGCAGAACGAGAACCACTCGGCGCTGCACCAGGTGGGTGCCAGCGGCGAGGCCAGTTTCATCCTCGGCGGCCAGATCGCCGGCCAGCCCCATGGCCTGTATCTGATCTACCCCCAGGGCAACGCGATCATGGCCACGCCCGAAACACCGTTCCTGCAGATCGGGGAGAGCAAGTACGGAAAGCCGCCGCTCGATTCGGTGGGACATTGCCGGATGTCGCTGGAAGACGCTGCCCGGCTCTGTCTGGTGTCGCAGGTGATCACCCGGCGCTCCAACCTCACCGTGGGACCCCCGTTCGAAGTGGCGATCTATCCGCGGGACAGCCTGGCGGTGGCGCACCACCAGAGACTGGAGCGGGGCGCAACCGAAATCGCCGAAATCAACCGGATCTGGATCGAGAGTCAGCGCCAGGCGATGCAACGGCTGCCCCGCTTTCCCTGGGAGCAGGAGCGGTCCGGAGTCCCCACCTGAGCGACCCCGCAACCTGGGTCACCCCCCGGCCAGCTGCTCCCCGAGCCGGTCGGCCACCGTGTTCACATCCTTGTCGCCGCGTCCGGAGAGGTTGATCACCAGCTCGGTGCCCGGCGCCAGGGTGGGGCAGAGCTGCTCCAGCCAGGCGAAGGCGTGGGCTGTTTCCAGAGCCGGAATGATGCCTTCCAGAAGGCTGACCCGCCGCAGGGCATCGAGCGCCTCCTGATCGGTGACGGCAGCGTATTCAGCCCGTCCCAGCTCCTGCAGGTAGCTGTGCTCCGGGCCCACTCCCGGATAGTCGAGGCCGGCGCTGATCGAGTGGGCTTCCTGCACCTGCCCCTGCTCGTCCTGGAGCAGCAGGCTCATGGCCCCATGCAACACCCCGACACGACCTTCGGTGATGGTGGCGGCATGGCGGCCCGTGGCCACGCCGTCGCCAGCCGCCTCCACGCCAATCAGGCGCACGGAGGTGTCGGTGACGAAGGGATGGAAGAGACCCATGGCGTTGGACCCGCCACCCACGCAGGCGAGGAGCACATCGGGCAGACGGCCGAAGGCTTCCTGGCACTGGACCCTGGTTTCCTCGCCGATCACGGCGTGAAAATCACGCACCAGCATCGGGTAGGGGTGGGGTCCGGCCAC from Synechococcus sp. CBW1107 encodes the following:
- a CDS encoding DUF3352 domain-containing protein, which gives rise to MKARPFLAAVLTAALLLLSLGGGFWWLALRQSPLRLERQPLHLPLAARFVPRTALLSLHLLVEPDDLVAYARAVAPPPQRRGAAGLMLNLRDGAYATAGLDYSSELASWLGPETSLAVIAPEGSDGPSGWLLALGCREPEGARRFLQRFWQSRSLAGTALQISSYRGMGLISGRGALVGETTQPMATALIDDRLVLIASGRGVLEQALDVSQIEELNQAGQDSLQAAVGRLERGVALLTARPQAFSDWLDLPPTLTGAEGLGDLVASLVPAGRGLQLQALLPVRQDLPPLQLDPLPDLLAGLSGPVASLALLQDPASLLADQGDPASADLWNSLVGPLLRQTLAQLNGPLPTLVAAADHGPLLALSRREGWMLATATTALTTEQLRPALIEQGYSPAPLSRAGRTLQVWSRLEARPGKGDPDRLQATLAGARFDQGDTTWWGEGLAALDDQLQGRQAPQERVEQLQTLGTRSAPLQAALAAEPAQDLLVPWHPWQLVTGLVGHSLVGGVKGLAFSVAIEPPLLEDAPPPLGPSSLLALRAHLELG
- a CDS encoding rhodanese-like domain-containing protein — encoded protein: MTTPIPRAIRASALQQRLLAGEPLLLVDVREPAELEMASLNEPVLHLPLSRSAEWVERVESLIGRDRTVVVLCHAGIRSWQFACWLMEAQGYDDVLNLQGGIDAWSVEVDSSVPRY
- a CDS encoding heat-inducible transcriptional repressor HrcA encodes the protein MIALPHRQQQVLQATVHHYVDTMEPVGSRTLIRRFGLPASAATVRSTMGALEQRGLLLQPHTSAGRIPSQQGYRLYVDALLPAPGAGAVQLQREMLGLSLQWAALDDLLLHVARRLADLTGLMSLITRPQRAESRLQAIRLVPNGERLLVLLVENALVASSLNLRLPPGASPELPALERWLQTELDGPPGGLIRWESLPSQLRTSGGVLRQALRSHRQARSSDGDGAVVVGMGGLLAQPEFSRSADLRPLLQLVEEEPQRLLHPSRQQDPEGIWIGAEHPHPALRHCAVVRATYRSGDGSEGQVALLGPMRMAYATAISAVRSVATSLQRLLS
- a CDS encoding 20S proteasome subunit A/B encodes the protein MGFWLEAGLVMASDSRTNAGVDYISSYRKLHIFEPAPDRLFMLLAAGNLATTQAVINHIKRDLNQARRDGSPMAGLPLVGQGGSGGASRQHDLLSASYLFEVAAYIGRLSVEVQNENHSALHQVGASGEASFILGGQIAGQPHGLYLIYPQGNAIMATPETPFLQIGESKYGKPPLDSVGHCRMSLEDAARLCLVSQVITRRSNLTVGPPFEVAIYPRDSLAVAHHQRLERGATEIAEINRIWIESQRQAMQRLPRFPWEQERSGVPT